From a single Serratia surfactantfaciens genomic region:
- the atpD gene encoding F0F1 ATP synthase subunit beta, giving the protein MATGKIIQVIGAVVDVEFPQDAVPKVYDALEVENGTEKLVLEVQQQLGGGVVRCIAMGTSDGLRRGLKVNNLDHPIEVPVGKATLGRIMNVLGQPIDMKGDIGEEERWAIHRAAPSYEELSSSQELLETGIKVMDLICPFAKGGKVGLFGGAGVGKTVNMMELIRNIAIEHSGYSVFAGVGERTREGNDFYHEMTDSNVLDKVSLVYGQMNEPPGNRLRVALTGLTMAEKFRDEGRDVLLFVDNIYRYTLAGTEVSALLGRMPSAVGYQPTLAEEMGVLQERITSTKTGSITSVQAVYVPADDLTDPSPATTFAHLDATVVLSRNIASLGIYPAVDPLDSTSRQLDPLVVGQEHYDVARGVQSILQRYQELKDIIAILGMDELSEEDKLVVSRARKIQRFLSQPFFVAEVFTGSPGKFVSLKDTIRGFKGIMDGDYDHLPEQAFYMVGTIEEAVEKAKKL; this is encoded by the coding sequence GTGTACGATGCCCTTGAGGTAGAAAACGGCACCGAAAAACTGGTGTTGGAAGTTCAGCAACAGCTGGGCGGTGGCGTGGTTCGCTGTATCGCAATGGGGACCTCCGACGGTCTGCGTCGCGGTCTGAAAGTGAACAACCTGGACCACCCGATTGAAGTGCCGGTGGGTAAAGCGACCCTGGGCCGTATCATGAACGTATTGGGTCAACCGATCGACATGAAAGGCGACATCGGCGAAGAAGAGCGTTGGGCGATTCACCGCGCGGCACCAAGCTACGAAGAGCTGTCCAGCTCCCAAGAACTGCTGGAAACCGGTATCAAGGTAATGGACCTGATTTGTCCATTCGCCAAGGGCGGTAAAGTCGGTCTGTTCGGCGGTGCGGGCGTAGGTAAAACCGTAAACATGATGGAGCTGATCCGTAACATCGCGATCGAGCACTCCGGTTATTCCGTGTTTGCGGGCGTGGGCGAGCGTACTCGTGAGGGTAACGACTTCTACCACGAAATGACCGACTCCAACGTTCTGGACAAAGTATCCCTGGTTTACGGCCAGATGAACGAGCCACCAGGTAACCGTCTGCGCGTTGCGCTGACCGGTCTGACCATGGCGGAGAAATTCCGTGACGAAGGCCGCGACGTTCTGCTGTTCGTTGACAACATCTACCGTTACACCCTGGCTGGTACCGAAGTGTCCGCACTTCTGGGCCGTATGCCATCCGCGGTAGGTTATCAGCCAACGCTGGCGGAAGAGATGGGCGTTCTGCAAGAACGTATCACCTCGACCAAGACCGGTTCGATCACTTCCGTACAGGCCGTTTACGTTCCTGCGGATGACTTGACTGACCCGTCTCCAGCCACCACCTTTGCGCACTTGGACGCAACCGTGGTACTGAGCCGTAACATCGCTTCTCTGGGTATCTACCCGGCCGTTGACCCGCTGGATTCCACCAGCCGTCAGCTGGATCCGCTGGTAGTTGGCCAGGAGCACTACGACGTAGCGCGTGGCGTGCAGTCCATTCTGCAACGCTACCAGGAACTGAAAGATATCATCGCGATCCTGGGTATGGACGAGCTGTCTGAAGAAGACAAACTGGTCGTATCCCGTGCGCGTAAGATCCAACGCTTCCTGTCTCAGCCGTTCTTCGTGGCAGAAGTCTTCACCGGTTCTCCGGGCAAGTTCGTATCGCTGAAAGACACCATCCGTGGTTTCAAAGGCATTATGGACGGCGACTATGACCACCTGCCGGAGCAGGCGTTCTACATGGTTGGCACCATTGAAGAAGCAGTGGAAAAAGCCAAGAAACTGTAA